Part of the Spiroplasma turonicum genome, ACAACTAAAATTATTAAAAAAATATTTGAAAATGAAGATTTTATTACAGTTACTTCATAATCTGAATTATCATCTTCTTTTGTTATTTCAATTTTGTAAAATAAGCTTACTGAAGACTTACTTAAATTAATCATTGTTGCAATAAAATAAATTAATAGAAAATTAAGCTCAATTATGCAACAGTATACTACTTTATCTTTTTTTTCTAAGGGTAGTACTAAAATTATCACTAATGAAATTAATACCATAACAAAAGTTATTGAACCAAACCAAAGGATTGGCTTCTTTATTGGCTTCTTTATTAAGTTAAAATCCATATATTTCACCTAAATTTAATTATATATAAATATTTAAATATTTTAAGTATAATAAATTTATACTAAAAAACATTTAGTTTAAATATGGGTTTTTAAAGTTTATAAATGGTTTATTTTTTATTAAAGAAAGGATTAATAATGACACCACATATAAGTGCTAAAAAAGAGGAAATAGGGAGTATAGTTTTAATGCCCGGCGACCCTTTAAGAGCAAAAAAAATAGCAGAAACTTTTTTAGAAGATTATAAACTAGTAAATGAAACAAGAAATATGTATATATACACAGGTTTTTATAAAGGAAACAAAATCACTATTGCAGGTAGTGGAATGGGTTGCCCAAGCATCGGGATTTATTCATATGAACTTTTTAAGTTTTATGATGTTGATTATATTATAAGGGTTGGGTCAGCTGGTAGTTATAATGAAAAGATAAATGTATATGATATTTATAATGTTAAAGATGCTTTTGGCGAAAATAATTATGCTAAACTTGCTGCAAACATAGATGAAACTATTATTCCAGCCAGTAAAGAAGTTTTTGAAAAAATAAATGATGTAGCTGAAAGACTTAAATATAATATATTTACTGGAACAGCACACTCTTCTGATGTTTTTTACAGATTAGGGGACTCTCTTGAATTTGCTAATAAAAATAATTTAGATGTTGTTGAAATGGAGTCTTTTGCTTTATTTGCTAATGCAATAGTTACCAATAAGAAAGCAGGTTGTTTATTAACTGTCTCTGATAGTTTCATAACTAATCAAATAACAACTTCTGAAGAAAGACAAAATAATTTTATGAAAATGTGTGAATTAGCATTGGAATCATCAATAGAATTACTAAACAATTAATTATGTTATAATATTAATCTATAAAAATGGAGGTAATTGTATGACAAACACAAAAAATTTATCTAATGAAATATCATCAATAATATCAGTTGAAAATAATGATTTAAAAAATGAAAATGCTAACATGAGTGGAGATACTCCAAGTGGAAAAATGATGAAATTTGCATCAATTACTTCAAAAGAGTATGCTTTAGATAATTTACTTGAAAAAAAAATCGCAGATCTACATAGAAAATCACTTATACATATTCATGATTTAGATTATTATGCTACAAAATCTGCAACTTGTGTTCAATATAATCTTGATGAAATCTTTAAAAATGGTTTTTACACAAGAAATGGTTACATTAGAGAACCCAAATCTATTGCTGTATATGCAGAACTTGCTGCAATTGTATTTCAAACTGCTCAAAATGAGATGCATGGTGGACAAGCAATACCAGCATTTGACTTTTTTATGGCAAAAG contains:
- the deoD gene encoding purine-nucleoside phosphorylase, coding for MTPHISAKKEEIGSIVLMPGDPLRAKKIAETFLEDYKLVNETRNMYIYTGFYKGNKITIAGSGMGCPSIGIYSYELFKFYDVDYIIRVGSAGSYNEKINVYDIYNVKDAFGENNYAKLAANIDETIIPASKEVFEKINDVAERLKYNIFTGTAHSSDVFYRLGDSLEFANKNNLDVVEMESFALFANAIVTNKKAGCLLTVSDSFITNQITTSEERQNNFMKMCELALESSIELLNN